In Ctenopharyngodon idella isolate HZGC_01 chromosome 2, HZGC01, whole genome shotgun sequence, the following are encoded in one genomic region:
- the parla gene encoding presenilins-associated rhomboid-like protein, mitochondrial isoform X1: MAWRGCFMKCAKINNIPAQFLCPKSSRLTIHPQQRCGFRKAQRQSEKKRGLREETDAGEAEGQKHAVPPLPGKPPRKPDRLFRPLVFTVGAVPTPFQFTGCSFGTAAILQYESVKSRVQMAMEEAKEKRDKLREGHNTTYWHNWWNQLSHFQKQVILVMSVVDDWWSGLSEGQKTVTGIVALNTLILCCWRIPSMQRSLVKYFTSNPASKTRCLPMVLSSFSHYSIIHMLANMYVLWTFSTSIVSLLGREQFLALYLSGGVISTFISYVFKTATGLLGPSLGASGAIMTVLAAVCTKIPEAKLGIVLLPMINFTAGNALKALLALDTAGLLLGWRFFDHAAHLGGALFGVWYIVYGNQMIWRKREPLVKFWHELRNKPTSRPRPGGGGGQV, from the exons ATGGCATGGAGGGGTTGCTTTATGAAATGTgccaaaataaacaatataccTGCACAATTCTTGTGTCCAAAAAGCTCAAG ATTAACCATCCATCCTCAGCAAAGATGTGGCTTCAGGAAAGCTCAGAGAcaatcagagaaaaaaagaggtCTGCGAGAGGAGACTGATGCAGGTGAAGCAGAAGGACAAAAGCATGCTGTGCCACCCCTGCCAGGGAAACCACCCAGAAAACCAGATAGACTCTTCAGACCACTGGTGTTCACAGTGGGG GCTGTTCCAACACCATTTCAGTTTACAGGCTGCTCCTTTGGCACGGCTGCCATCTTGCAGTATGAATCAGTAAAGTCACGAGTGCAAATGGCCATGGAGGAGGCCAAAGAGAAGCGGGATAAACTCAGAGAG GGTCATAATACAACATACTGGCATAACTGGTGGAATCAGCTGTCACACTTCCAGAAGCAGGTGATTCTGGTCATGTCTGTGGTCGATGATTGGTGGAGTGGGCTCAGTGAAGGACAGAAGACGGTCACAG GTATCGTAGCTCTAAACACTCTGATTCTGTGTTGTTGGAGAATTCCTTCAATGCAACGCTCTTTGGTCAAGTACTTCACATCTAACCCTGCCTCCA AGACACGTTGCCTTCCCATGGTTCTCTCTTCTTTCAGCCATTACTCCATCATTCACATGTTGGCCAACATGTATGTGCTATGGACCTTCTCTACTAGCATTGTCTCTCTGCTTGGGAGAGAGCAGTTTTTGGCCCTTTATCTGTCTGGAG GTGTTATCTCGACATTTATCAGTTACGTGTTTAAGACAGCTACTGGTCTACTGGGCCCTTCGCTTGGAGCG TCGGGGGCCATCATGACGGTACTGGCAGCAGTCTGCACCAAGATACCTGAAGCTAAGCTGGGCATCGTCTTGCTTCCTATGATCAACTTCACTGCAGGAAAT GCTTTGAAAGCGCTTCTTGCTTTGGATACAGCTGGTCTTCTTTTGGGCTGGAGGTTTTTTGATCATGCGGCCCATCTTGGTGGGGCTCTGTTTGGAGT GTGGTACATTGTATATGGTAATCAAATGATCTGGAGGAAGCGTGAGCCACTGGTAAAATTTTGGCATGAACTAAGGAACAAGCCAACCAGCAGACCCCGACCAGGTGGAGGTGGTGGTCAAGTTTAG
- the parla gene encoding presenilins-associated rhomboid-like protein, mitochondrial isoform X3, which yields MAWRGCFMKCAKINNIPAQFLCPKSSRLTIHPQQRCGFRKAQRQSEKKRGLREETDAGEAEGQKHAVPPLPGKPPRKPDRLFRPLVFTVGAVPTPFQFTGCSFGTAAILQYESVKSRVQMAMEEAKEKRDKLREGHNTTYWHNWWNQLSHFQKQVILVMSVVDDWWSGLSEGQKTVTGIVALNTLILCCWRIPSMQRSLVKYFTSNPASSKTQKKILWEISVLLCLYIGSHCQVPMFFWIPTPFIVWSGAIMTVLAAVCTKIPEAKLGIVLLPMINFTAGNALKALLALDTAGLLLGWRFFDHAAHLGGALFGVWYIVYGNQMIWRKREPLVKFWHELRNKPTSRPRPGGGGGQV from the exons ATGGCATGGAGGGGTTGCTTTATGAAATGTgccaaaataaacaatataccTGCACAATTCTTGTGTCCAAAAAGCTCAAG ATTAACCATCCATCCTCAGCAAAGATGTGGCTTCAGGAAAGCTCAGAGAcaatcagagaaaaaaagaggtCTGCGAGAGGAGACTGATGCAGGTGAAGCAGAAGGACAAAAGCATGCTGTGCCACCCCTGCCAGGGAAACCACCCAGAAAACCAGATAGACTCTTCAGACCACTGGTGTTCACAGTGGGG GCTGTTCCAACACCATTTCAGTTTACAGGCTGCTCCTTTGGCACGGCTGCCATCTTGCAGTATGAATCAGTAAAGTCACGAGTGCAAATGGCCATGGAGGAGGCCAAAGAGAAGCGGGATAAACTCAGAGAG GGTCATAATACAACATACTGGCATAACTGGTGGAATCAGCTGTCACACTTCCAGAAGCAGGTGATTCTGGTCATGTCTGTGGTCGATGATTGGTGGAGTGGGCTCAGTGAAGGACAGAAGACGGTCACAG GTATCGTAGCTCTAAACACTCTGATTCTGTGTTGTTGGAGAATTCCTTCAATGCAACGCTCTTTGGTCAAGTACTTCACATCTAACCCTGCCTCCAGTAA aacacagaagaagatactTTGGGAAATATCTGTGTTATTGTGTCTGTACATTGGAAGTCACTGCCAGGTTCCAATGTTCTTCTGGATCCCAACGCCTTTCATTGTATGG TCGGGGGCCATCATGACGGTACTGGCAGCAGTCTGCACCAAGATACCTGAAGCTAAGCTGGGCATCGTCTTGCTTCCTATGATCAACTTCACTGCAGGAAAT GCTTTGAAAGCGCTTCTTGCTTTGGATACAGCTGGTCTTCTTTTGGGCTGGAGGTTTTTTGATCATGCGGCCCATCTTGGTGGGGCTCTGTTTGGAGT GTGGTACATTGTATATGGTAATCAAATGATCTGGAGGAAGCGTGAGCCACTGGTAAAATTTTGGCATGAACTAAGGAACAAGCCAACCAGCAGACCCCGACCAGGTGGAGGTGGTGGTCAAGTTTAG
- the parla gene encoding presenilins-associated rhomboid-like protein, mitochondrial isoform X2 gives MAWRGCFMKCAKINNIPAQFLCPKSSRLTIHPQQRCGFRKAQRQSEKKRGLREETDAGEAEGQKHAVPPLPGKPPRKPDRLFRPLVFTVGFTGCSFGTAAILQYESVKSRVQMAMEEAKEKRDKLREGHNTTYWHNWWNQLSHFQKQVILVMSVVDDWWSGLSEGQKTVTGIVALNTLILCCWRIPSMQRSLVKYFTSNPASKTRCLPMVLSSFSHYSIIHMLANMYVLWTFSTSIVSLLGREQFLALYLSGGVISTFISYVFKTATGLLGPSLGASGAIMTVLAAVCTKIPEAKLGIVLLPMINFTAGNALKALLALDTAGLLLGWRFFDHAAHLGGALFGVWYIVYGNQMIWRKREPLVKFWHELRNKPTSRPRPGGGGGQV, from the exons ATGGCATGGAGGGGTTGCTTTATGAAATGTgccaaaataaacaatataccTGCACAATTCTTGTGTCCAAAAAGCTCAAG ATTAACCATCCATCCTCAGCAAAGATGTGGCTTCAGGAAAGCTCAGAGAcaatcagagaaaaaaagaggtCTGCGAGAGGAGACTGATGCAGGTGAAGCAGAAGGACAAAAGCATGCTGTGCCACCCCTGCCAGGGAAACCACCCAGAAAACCAGATAGACTCTTCAGACCACTGGTGTTCACAGTGGGG TTTACAGGCTGCTCCTTTGGCACGGCTGCCATCTTGCAGTATGAATCAGTAAAGTCACGAGTGCAAATGGCCATGGAGGAGGCCAAAGAGAAGCGGGATAAACTCAGAGAG GGTCATAATACAACATACTGGCATAACTGGTGGAATCAGCTGTCACACTTCCAGAAGCAGGTGATTCTGGTCATGTCTGTGGTCGATGATTGGTGGAGTGGGCTCAGTGAAGGACAGAAGACGGTCACAG GTATCGTAGCTCTAAACACTCTGATTCTGTGTTGTTGGAGAATTCCTTCAATGCAACGCTCTTTGGTCAAGTACTTCACATCTAACCCTGCCTCCA AGACACGTTGCCTTCCCATGGTTCTCTCTTCTTTCAGCCATTACTCCATCATTCACATGTTGGCCAACATGTATGTGCTATGGACCTTCTCTACTAGCATTGTCTCTCTGCTTGGGAGAGAGCAGTTTTTGGCCCTTTATCTGTCTGGAG GTGTTATCTCGACATTTATCAGTTACGTGTTTAAGACAGCTACTGGTCTACTGGGCCCTTCGCTTGGAGCG TCGGGGGCCATCATGACGGTACTGGCAGCAGTCTGCACCAAGATACCTGAAGCTAAGCTGGGCATCGTCTTGCTTCCTATGATCAACTTCACTGCAGGAAAT GCTTTGAAAGCGCTTCTTGCTTTGGATACAGCTGGTCTTCTTTTGGGCTGGAGGTTTTTTGATCATGCGGCCCATCTTGGTGGGGCTCTGTTTGGAGT GTGGTACATTGTATATGGTAATCAAATGATCTGGAGGAAGCGTGAGCCACTGGTAAAATTTTGGCATGAACTAAGGAACAAGCCAACCAGCAGACCCCGACCAGGTGGAGGTGGTGGTCAAGTTTAG
- the parla gene encoding presenilins-associated rhomboid-like protein, mitochondrial isoform X4: MAWRGCFMKCAKINNIPAQFLCPKSSRLTIHPQQRCGFRKAQRQSEKKRGLREETDAGEAEGQKHAVPPLPGKPPRKPDRLFRPLVFTVGAVPTPFQFTGCSFGTAAILQYESVKSRVQMAMEEAKEKRDKLREGHNTTYWHNWWNQLSHFQKQVILVMSVVDDWWSGLSEGQKTVTGIVALNTLILCCWRIPSMQRSLVKYFTSNPASSKTQKKILWEISVLLCLYIGSHCQVPMFFWIPTPFISGAIMTVLAAVCTKIPEAKLGIVLLPMINFTAGNALKALLALDTAGLLLGWRFFDHAAHLGGALFGVWYIVYGNQMIWRKREPLVKFWHELRNKPTSRPRPGGGGGQV; the protein is encoded by the exons ATGGCATGGAGGGGTTGCTTTATGAAATGTgccaaaataaacaatataccTGCACAATTCTTGTGTCCAAAAAGCTCAAG ATTAACCATCCATCCTCAGCAAAGATGTGGCTTCAGGAAAGCTCAGAGAcaatcagagaaaaaaagaggtCTGCGAGAGGAGACTGATGCAGGTGAAGCAGAAGGACAAAAGCATGCTGTGCCACCCCTGCCAGGGAAACCACCCAGAAAACCAGATAGACTCTTCAGACCACTGGTGTTCACAGTGGGG GCTGTTCCAACACCATTTCAGTTTACAGGCTGCTCCTTTGGCACGGCTGCCATCTTGCAGTATGAATCAGTAAAGTCACGAGTGCAAATGGCCATGGAGGAGGCCAAAGAGAAGCGGGATAAACTCAGAGAG GGTCATAATACAACATACTGGCATAACTGGTGGAATCAGCTGTCACACTTCCAGAAGCAGGTGATTCTGGTCATGTCTGTGGTCGATGATTGGTGGAGTGGGCTCAGTGAAGGACAGAAGACGGTCACAG GTATCGTAGCTCTAAACACTCTGATTCTGTGTTGTTGGAGAATTCCTTCAATGCAACGCTCTTTGGTCAAGTACTTCACATCTAACCCTGCCTCCAGTAA aacacagaagaagatactTTGGGAAATATCTGTGTTATTGTGTCTGTACATTGGAAGTCACTGCCAGGTTCCAATGTTCTTCTGGATCCCAACGCCTTTCATT TCGGGGGCCATCATGACGGTACTGGCAGCAGTCTGCACCAAGATACCTGAAGCTAAGCTGGGCATCGTCTTGCTTCCTATGATCAACTTCACTGCAGGAAAT GCTTTGAAAGCGCTTCTTGCTTTGGATACAGCTGGTCTTCTTTTGGGCTGGAGGTTTTTTGATCATGCGGCCCATCTTGGTGGGGCTCTGTTTGGAGT GTGGTACATTGTATATGGTAATCAAATGATCTGGAGGAAGCGTGAGCCACTGGTAAAATTTTGGCATGAACTAAGGAACAAGCCAACCAGCAGACCCCGACCAGGTGGAGGTGGTGGTCAAGTTTAG
- the parla gene encoding presenilins-associated rhomboid-like protein, mitochondrial isoform X5, whose product MAMEEAKEKRDKLREGHNTTYWHNWWNQLSHFQKQVILVMSVVDDWWSGLSEGQKTVTGIVALNTLILCCWRIPSMQRSLVKYFTSNPASKTRCLPMVLSSFSHYSIIHMLANMYVLWTFSTSIVSLLGREQFLALYLSGGVISTFISYVFKTATGLLGPSLGASGAIMTVLAAVCTKIPEAKLGIVLLPMINFTAGNALKALLALDTAGLLLGWRFFDHAAHLGGALFGVWYIVYGNQMIWRKREPLVKFWHELRNKPTSRPRPGGGGGQV is encoded by the exons ATGGCCATGGAGGAGGCCAAAGAGAAGCGGGATAAACTCAGAGAG GGTCATAATACAACATACTGGCATAACTGGTGGAATCAGCTGTCACACTTCCAGAAGCAGGTGATTCTGGTCATGTCTGTGGTCGATGATTGGTGGAGTGGGCTCAGTGAAGGACAGAAGACGGTCACAG GTATCGTAGCTCTAAACACTCTGATTCTGTGTTGTTGGAGAATTCCTTCAATGCAACGCTCTTTGGTCAAGTACTTCACATCTAACCCTGCCTCCA AGACACGTTGCCTTCCCATGGTTCTCTCTTCTTTCAGCCATTACTCCATCATTCACATGTTGGCCAACATGTATGTGCTATGGACCTTCTCTACTAGCATTGTCTCTCTGCTTGGGAGAGAGCAGTTTTTGGCCCTTTATCTGTCTGGAG GTGTTATCTCGACATTTATCAGTTACGTGTTTAAGACAGCTACTGGTCTACTGGGCCCTTCGCTTGGAGCG TCGGGGGCCATCATGACGGTACTGGCAGCAGTCTGCACCAAGATACCTGAAGCTAAGCTGGGCATCGTCTTGCTTCCTATGATCAACTTCACTGCAGGAAAT GCTTTGAAAGCGCTTCTTGCTTTGGATACAGCTGGTCTTCTTTTGGGCTGGAGGTTTTTTGATCATGCGGCCCATCTTGGTGGGGCTCTGTTTGGAGT GTGGTACATTGTATATGGTAATCAAATGATCTGGAGGAAGCGTGAGCCACTGGTAAAATTTTGGCATGAACTAAGGAACAAGCCAACCAGCAGACCCCGACCAGGTGGAGGTGGTGGTCAAGTTTAG